The sequence below is a genomic window from Fibrobacter sp. UWR4.
AGTTTGAAACGGAATCAATAGCCTTTGTAACTTCATCACCGATTGTCGCAGACAGACTTTCAAATTGTTCTACGTAAGCATCCAGTTTTTCCACCTCGAATCCGGAGGCGGCATCCATCATCATTACCGACAAGGCGAGTGATGCGAAAACAGACTAGTCTGTTTTCATATCCGAGCCGCAGCGGGAGGCGCTTAGCGCAAACGGGGTTCAAGATTTTCAAAAGCTTTTGTTCATTTGAACGCCTGCGGCGTTAGCGGCGTCACTCGGTCATACCAAAATCCAAGCCAAGATCATTTAAAGCAGTATTATGTTGCAAATCAACGGAAACAATTAACTTTGAGCCATCTGTCTCAAACTTCAAATAACCATATTCTTTTTGAGCATCATCTTTTAGGACATCATCCACATACTTGGATACAAAATCAGACAACGAAAAACTCTCGATTTTATCGTCTACAGATTCATTGATGGTTTCAATGTCAGTCTTTGCCTTTTCTAAGGATTCCGTAAGAATATGTCTTACATCATCAACAATTTTTGTTTGGAAATCACCAACGGAATCTTCAAGCAAAGAGCTAAAAGTCTCCACGCCTTCGGTCAAACCAAGCGAAGATGCATTAAAATCTACAATGTTATCAATGGCCGAGGTTATGTCATTGCCAATGGTTTCAGAAACACTTGCAAATTGGTCAACATAGGTTTCAATCTTTTCCACCTCAAAACTAGTGGCCGCGTCCATCATTAAGCGTGGTTCTAGATTTTCGATCTTGAAATTCTTCTTAGAGTTTTTTCTTGCCTTAGAAGACTTGGAAGAAGCGTTCTTGGAGGACTTACGAGAGTTATTGTTCATTGAACGCCTGC
It includes:
- a CDS encoding LEPR-XLL domain-containing protein; its protein translation is MNNNSRKSSKNASSKSSKARKNSKKNFKIENLEPRLMMDAATSFEVEKIETYVDQFASVSETIGNDITSAIDNIVDFNASSLGLTEGVETFSSLLEDSVGDFQTKIVDDVRHILTESLEKAKTDIETINESVDDKIESFSLSDFVSKYVDDVLKDDAQKEYGYLKFETDGSKLIVSVDLQHNTALNDLGLDFGMTE